The following are from one region of the Edwardsiella tarda ATCC 15947 = NBRC 105688 genome:
- a CDS encoding alanine/glycine:cation symporter family protein → MHTLEIIINTLNRILWDYLLIVLLCGIGIYYTVRLRFIQVVRFRAGLTMLLRGATLSGERAGKEGMSSFQAVATAVAGQVGTGNLAGLATALIAGGPGAVLWMWISSFLGMATIYGEAILAQKYRSTDRHGQAVGGPAYYIELGLQQKWLAILFAILLILALGVVGNMVQANSIANAFSLSFGAAPWLVGLLVAGAAGLVVVGGLHRIAAFTEKMVPLMVLLYLCGALLVLLLNYAFILAAFKLIFVAAFNPQAAMGGAIGISIQQAARFGIARGLFSNEAGMGSTPHAHAVAKVKQAEDQALIAMMGVFIDCLIITLTALVIITAGMKLLAQQGLPLAELLALMGKNGTGIAVTQYAYQLALGHLGGAFVSISLMFFAFSTIIGWYYYAETNVRYLFGSSLALRLFQVLVILALFAASQFQVELVWNMADAFNGLMVLPNVIALAILAPIVIGYRRRHLTG, encoded by the coding sequence ATGCATACGCTGGAGATTATCATTAACACACTCAACCGCATCCTCTGGGACTATTTATTAATCGTCCTACTCTGTGGCATCGGTATCTATTACACCGTCCGCCTACGCTTCATTCAAGTCGTACGTTTCAGGGCGGGACTTACCATGCTGCTGCGGGGGGCTACGCTCTCGGGCGAGCGGGCGGGAAAAGAGGGAATGAGTTCGTTCCAGGCCGTTGCCACCGCCGTCGCCGGCCAGGTGGGCACCGGGAATCTGGCCGGTCTGGCCACGGCACTCATCGCCGGTGGGCCGGGCGCGGTACTCTGGATGTGGATCTCCTCATTCCTCGGCATGGCGACCATCTATGGTGAGGCGATCCTCGCGCAGAAATACCGCTCGACCGACCGCCATGGGCAAGCCGTAGGCGGTCCAGCCTACTACATCGAACTGGGCCTACAGCAAAAATGGTTGGCGATCCTCTTTGCCATTCTGCTCATCCTGGCGCTAGGCGTGGTCGGCAACATGGTGCAAGCCAACTCCATCGCCAATGCCTTTTCCCTCTCCTTCGGCGCGGCGCCCTGGCTCGTCGGATTGCTCGTCGCCGGGGCGGCAGGCCTGGTGGTGGTCGGCGGTCTGCACCGCATTGCGGCCTTCACCGAGAAGATGGTTCCGCTCATGGTATTGCTCTACCTCTGTGGCGCGCTCCTGGTACTCCTGCTCAACTACGCCTTCATTCTGGCCGCCTTTAAGCTGATCTTCGTCGCCGCCTTCAACCCCCAGGCGGCGATGGGGGGCGCCATCGGCATCTCGATCCAACAGGCGGCTCGCTTTGGCATCGCCCGAGGGTTATTTTCCAACGAGGCCGGGATGGGTTCGACGCCGCATGCCCACGCGGTGGCCAAGGTTAAGCAAGCGGAGGATCAGGCGTTGATCGCCATGATGGGCGTCTTTATCGATTGCCTGATCATCACCCTTACCGCCCTGGTTATCATCACCGCAGGAATGAAGCTATTAGCCCAGCAGGGGTTACCCCTGGCGGAACTGCTCGCGTTGATGGGGAAAAATGGCACCGGTATCGCCGTGACCCAGTATGCCTACCAGCTGGCATTGGGTCATCTCGGCGGCGCATTTGTCTCCATTTCACTGATGTTTTTCGCATTCTCCACCATCATCGGCTGGTACTACTACGCCGAAACCAACGTGCGCTATCTGTTTGGCTCATCGCTGGCATTACGCCTATTTCAGGTCTTGGTGATCCTGGCGTTGTTCGCCGCCTCGCAGTTTCAGGTGGAGCTGGTCTGGAATATGGCCGATGCCTTCAATGGGCTAATGGTGCTCCCCAACGTGATCGCCTTGGCGATCCTCGCCCCCATTGTCATCGGCTATCGCCGACGGCATCTGACAGGCTGA